A portion of the Malania oleifera isolate guangnan ecotype guangnan chromosome 3, ASM2987363v1, whole genome shotgun sequence genome contains these proteins:
- the LOC131150368 gene encoding UDP-glycosyltransferase 74F2-like, with amino-acid sequence MTDSAMEGEGMARGAHILVIPYPVQGHISPMLQFSKRLASKGLQVTLVTTIAISKSMQILPSKVNIELISDGYDKGEKVSLEDHLESFKIVVSQNLANLIKKQNTSKNPVKFLVYDSIMPWALDIAQELGLGGAPFFTHSSAVAAIYYHAGHGTLKLPLEGPVISMPSMPMLEVTDFPSFVSDVSSYPNLLKLSLNRFSNFEKARWLLFNTFDQLEEEVVDSLSKISPLLTIGPTVPSFYLDNRVQNDSDYDLSLFNLEPDSCIHWLHTKPKNSVVYVAFGSLAALGKEKMEELAWGLKRSNFYFLWVVRKSEEAKLPENFIVETIEKGLVVNWSPQLKVLSSPAVGCFFTHCGWNSTMEALSFGVPMVAMPQWTDQPTNAKFIADVWKVGVRAKVDKESGIVGREEVERCIREVMEGESGEEMKRNAEKWKDLTKEAVSEGGSSDKHINEFVSKILGS; translated from the exons ATGACTGACTCAGCTATGGAGGGAGAAGGTATGGCTAGGGGTGCCCATATTCTAGTCATCCCTTACCCAGTACAAGGCCACATCAGTCCAATGCTCCAATTCTCCAAGCGCCTAGCCTCCAAAGGCCTCCAAGTCACACTAGTTACAACCATCGCCATTAGCAAATCAATGCAAATCCTACCCAGCAAGGTTAACATTGAGCTCATTTCGGATGGCTATGACAAAGGTGAGAAGGTAAGCCTCGAAGACCATCTCGAAAGCTTTAAAATCGTAGTTTCGCAAAACTTGGCTAACCTCATAAAGAAGCAAAACACCTCCAAAAACCCAGTTAAGTTTCTTGTATATGATTCCATCATGCCATGGGCTTTAGACATAGCTCAGGAGCTTGGGTTAGGGGGAGCACCATTCTTCACACACTCGAGCGCGGTTGCAGCCATATACTACCATGCAGGTCACGGAACACTGAAGCTTCCTTTGGAAGGGCCTGTAATATCCATGCCTTCAATGCCGATGTTGGAGGTCACTGATTTTCCATCTTTTGTTTCGGATGTGAGCTCGTACCCTAATCTGTTGAAACTTTCCCTGAATCGATTCTCAAACTTTGAGAAAGCGAGGTGGCTATTGTTCAACACTTTTGACCAGTTGGAAGAAGAG GTGGTGGattcactgtcaaaaattagccCACTATTGACAATTGGACCTACGGTTCCATCTTTTTACTTGGACAATAGAGTCCAAAATGACTCTGACTATGATCTCAGCCTCTTCAACTTAGAACCTGATTCTTGTATCCATTGGCTGCACACGAAACCAAAGAACTCAGTTGTATATGTAGCATTTGGTAGCTTGGCTGCtcttggaaaagaaaaaatggaagAACTAGCATGGGGCTTGAAGAGAAGCAATTTCTACTTTTTGTGGGTAGTTAGAAAATCCGAGGAGGCAAAACTCCCTGAAAACTTCATCGTAGAGACCATTGAAAAGGGGCTCGTTGTGAATTGGAGTCCGCAGTTGAAGGTACTTTCGAGCCCTGCTGTAGGATGCTTCTTCACTCATTGTGGGTGGAATTCAACCATGGAGGCCTTGAGCTTCGGCGTGCCGATGGTGGCGATGCCGCAATGGACAGATCAACCGACAAATGCAAAGTTCATTGCGGATGTTTGGAAGGTAGGGGTTAGGGCTAAGGTTGATAAGGAGAGTGGGATTGTTGGGAGAGAGGAGGTGGAGAGGTGTATAAGGGAGGTTATGGAAGGGGAGAGTGGGGAGGAAATGAAGAGGAATGCTGAGAAATGGAAGGATTTGACTAAAGAAGCTGTTAGTGAAGGTGGGAGTTCTGATAAGCACATCAATGAATTTGTATCCAAAATATTGGGTTCCTAG